From the Cucumis sativus cultivar 9930 chromosome 5, Cucumber_9930_V3, whole genome shotgun sequence genome, the window CGCTGTTCGTCGGTGGCTTCAATTAggcttcttcttattatttaagaTATAATAAACCATAATTGAAAGATGAGAAAGGTAATTTCTaactaaaaagataaatggatgaatttaattaaaatgataatatatacatCGCcgtaataataaatttatcatttgattATGTTATTAGATTAAAttcgttttcatttttacccCTGAACACTTCTAAATTTAATGCTCAATGGCATATTTAAGGGGGAAACACtcttaaagttttatttgatatattttaattttttttgtgacctttgaaaattatttaataagtttagaaagtttgaaatataaaatggGAAATTTTGAATAGATACAATTTCAACCctaattaaggatatagcaaaattttaaaaaaattgcaaatatagtaaaactatcattgatatacttGTATCGCTAATAGACTTCGTATGGTCTATCtttgatagaccaatatttgcaacatggtctattgttgatagacttatatcaatgatagaatttgacaaattttgttatatttgcaaattttttaaaatgttactatatgctaaattattttgaatctaattgttaaatttgcaactactCCTATAAAAAAGtagggtaattataattgatgaccattttatgaataataattaaggatataacaacatttaaaaaaattgtaaatatagtaaaactatcGCTATAGACTTGTATAGCCGGTAGATTAACAACATGGtatatcggtgatagacttctatcattgataaaatttgataaattttgttatatttgcaattttttaaaaacgttgctatatacttaattattttgtatccAATGACTAAATTTACgactaataaattaaaatttgattttgccTTAATGTCCAAATTTAGTTTctgattttttcaattaattgtGAACTTGGTCCTTACAACTAGTTTatcattactttttatttcttttttgtttaacattttcattataaattttgaaaatatattcgcatattgtgtgtgtgtttgcttaaaaattattgtaattaattttcaatcaataataatttcaatgaactaaatttaaatgttatgataatataacaatttaaagtaaaaaactaaaattaaacaaatttcaaagtatatgaataaaaatggtattttaactttaaaaataaaaagatacatATGTACTTGAAGGAAAATCTTGAATACACCCTTGAACTTAAACTTTGTACAGGTGTCTAATAGATTTGCAGTACTTCGTAcctttattaaaattaatgaatttttcaataaattcaaattttaaagattgaGTCTAGGaaacttttttgaaaaataatgtcAAATGGTTTAAATAACTATTAAATAAACAGAGAACGTATTCGATAACTATTTTATAACTTATAGAATACAACTAAGTCTCTAACTcgattacaaaattaaaaaaacacacgACTATCGAACCAAAACAATAACCAAGTCAAGTTCTTTCGACTTTAATTATGTTAAGCTCAGAAAAGCAAACCCATAAAGccaattttaagttttggtaagtttttttttcattatatgaTTATAATTCAAGTTTAATCTTCCTAGTTggataaaaaatttctttggTAAGCTGCTCACAGCTCATTTGTGCTTATTTGAACACATTGACTATCCACACTCAATTCCTCTTCACCCATGGTCACatcatatcattttatttattattacttataatgtttcattcattcaatgtcacatattgaataaaaaataggtaatattttgatgaaaatattgGGAAAAAACCATCTGAACCGTTGAAAGTATAGATAGAATGATCAAAGGATGATGTGTACTTACATGAAAGCAAAAGCTCTAATGAAGAGTGAAAGTGATTGCCAACTATACCCTTGGCCAATGGGTGGCCCCTCAGCTCAGTCCTCATTTCATAAGgccataataataaataataagtcCTAATCCTCAGCCTCTTCATGAGTCTCTTGCTCTGCATTTAAACTTGCttccctttccttttcatCAATCTCTTCTCATTGCTTTCATCTCccaattctttctttcttcctctgcccttttctctctttctctatcaGAAAACCTCTTGACAATGAAAGcctctccttctctttcttcctcgTCCTCGTCTTTTTCTGCCATTGGCCACCTCTTCATCATGATCATCTTGATAGTTCTACTCATCTTCGTCACCTCGTCCTCTTCCACAGCCATGCCAGATGCTTCTCCGACCACCTCTCTCCCCGAACTGCAGCTTCATCCTTGTGATGCTCTCACCCATGAAACCTCACGTTCTTTGTGTATTCATCTTCATACAGTTTACCAACATCGCCTACCTGTTCATGTCCTGCCGCCGTTGTTGACACGTAATGAGATTGATCCTCGGTACGGTGTTGAGAAGAGACTCGTGCCATCGGGGCCAAACCCTCTTCACAACTGAtcaagagagaaagaaagagcaaAGAAAGAGCATGGGGAGAATCTTTCtttattagaatttagaaCAGTCATTTTATTAGCCATTTCTCTTCTCAGCAGTTCTTTTGATATATTCCAATAGTATATCATGCAcgtcccttttctttttttctttttttttttcccttcttgaATCCTGTTAGTTAAGGATCGAGATGAATATTTAATCCTCGACCAAAAGTAGAAGAAGATTATGCTGATTAGTTAACGAGTTTTGTCCAATGTCGTATTGCCTTGTTTTGGGTTATTTGTTGCTATTTCCATTCTTGTTTTTGTGTCCAATCGTTCGAGTTTTGGCCTGTTATAAGTTTGCTCACAAAGAGAAGAACGTTATTGGGAGTTCATTTTGATGtagaaaatggcaaaaacaaGCATGGAAATGGCAAGGTATTTACTCTATGTTTttacttattaaaaaaaaggtcatAGGTGGCTGGGTCCGGAGGCAAGATTCAAAAGAAACCCATGAGTTTCATTAATTTTGGAGGTATAAGGTACAAAATACCGACATGGCAGGATTCATGAGgttctctttcttttgagGGGTACTATGGAACTTTCATacctctttttctcttttttagtttatggaattaatgtaattttgcTGTATAGGCTGTACCTGTCTGAATCTATGGAAATACATATGTATGTAAAAGCTCcatttgagtttttctttcacatcttgcctttttctcttccattttaatcaatccatgaacaaagagagagaaagaaacagTAACAACTACGAAAATGTTCAGCTCTTATTATTATCTAAATTTGAGTCAATCTATCTTCAACAAGATGAAGGGatacttgttttttctttgaaagaatATAAGCAAAGTTTTGTACTTGTTATACAACCTTACAAAacgagaaagaaaaaaaaaaaaaaaaaagaagacaccAACAAATAAAGAATGTTTGAACGAAATCCTTCCAGATAGAAACAAAGTTGGAAGAGGTGGGCGAGAAAGAGCTTGTGTTTGATTTACTTCCCGATCAAATGGCGAGCTCGTTGATTGGCACCTTTCACTCTAGAGTTCAGCTCGTCAACGTCATCGCTTAGATGATCCAGAGCTTTGTTTTGCCTGCATTTTTAAGAAAGTATCAATTCAGAACTATGTACTAAGCTAACTGATTGATGAGATGTTTATACAACaacattatttaaattgagaaaaaaggaTGGCATGTGTGACCTGTCAAGCTCGCTTCCCATGTCCACAGCCATACTCTTCAGATCGCCCAAGATATTACTTAAATCTGAGAGCGCATCATCTTGCTTTTCCTTCTCTACCTGTGTTTTTAAACATTCTTACATATTGGTTAGATTTGGAACCATGAGAATGCTCTCTTTAAGATAGTGAAATGATAACAACTGATGCTCTCACCTCAACTTTTTGTATTGCGCCTGATGGTTCAGAGGGTGGTGTTTTAGTAGCTGACTGTTTTTTGCCCGTAGATAAACCCAGTTTTTCCCTTTGCTCCTTGTTGTTTTCAGTTTTCCCAGAGGAATGATCTGGCCAGCCAAAATGGACACTAATCAATAGCAGATAAAAATGGGAGTGGCAGTAAGATAGATACAAGAATGTCAGCGTGTAGTGAGCAAAAGAACCAACGAAGATGTAACAACCTGCTGTTATAAGAGGGCCTGTAATTTCTTTGGTCTTCTTTGGCTTCCAAGGCTTAGAGAACATGCCACCAAGATTATTCAGAAGCTTCTCACCCTGgattaattataatgaaaaaatgaactaTTAAGAAACACATGGAGGATCAATCAAGGTATCATGAGAAAAGGACACATTAACAATGAAAAAGCAagacaaaaatatattctttccTTCTCTGGCTTACTTATAGAATTCCTAGTAAGCTAAACTATTCTTCGTTCTTAACCATTTTTAGTCCTACAGAGTATGACATCCACAATCTAATAATCACACAAACTTGCAAGCCAAATATATCTGATCAAAATGGGCAACTAGAAATTTCAGGACAACATGTAAcagaaaatatattgaaaacaCGTCTGATGGAAACTAGAGAACCTACCTTACTTAAATCTTTATCCATATCAGCAGCCATCCTATGGGTCCTCTCAATTTGCTCACCCTGTTTATGCAACATGTCAAGGGTTTTGGTAGCATCTTCCCTTATATCCTCAGCGATCTTCAAGCAGTTATTAACAGATTTCGTGGTCTCCTCAGCTTTATACACAGCGTAGTTCTCCAATTCCTGCACACTCTGGTTCTCAAGTCCTCCGGAGTCGcgaaaatcatttttgtatcTATCTTTAGAGCCTGAAGAAGTTGCTGTCCCTTTTCTTCCAACAAAACCagtatcatcatcatcatcaaaagGGTTAGCCTTGGGCATAGGGAGCACAGGCTCGGAAGAAGTTCTTCTTGCAGCATTAAGAGTTTGTTTGGCATCAGGCCCAGTATCTGAATCAAAAGGATTAGTGCCAGATCCGGTTGATAGTTCAGGATCCACAGAATTCTGCTTAGTAACTTTCGCGGGAGATTTCATGAAACTAAACATCCTGGCTGTACAAAGAGATTCTTGAATTTAAAGATCTGGTTAATATAACTAGTACCTGTCAAATAGTATTGAGGATATTTAGagaaaacataacaaaacaacattaaCTAGCAACTGGAAACAAGAATGCAGAATGTGCAGAATGTAATTCAAGAGTAAAATTAGGGATCGGAAGTTAAACAAAACCGAAATTCCTAGCAATTTAGCCGATAACAATTACATATAAACCATACAAACAGAAATTGAGGTTTCAAAAACAGAGAAACCCCACAAAAAtgcattataaatataaatataagatcaacaaacaacaaaaacaatcgagaaattgaaaatgagagGAAATGATGATACCTAAAAATTGGAAGAGGAAATGggaaggaggaagaagatatGAAATGAAAGCGAAATGGTGGGATTATGATCTTGAAGATTATGGTGGAGTTCGATGGTTGGTTAAACAGAGAAGGAATTGAAAATGGGTAAGAGATTGATGGGAGGAGACGCGAAAAAGCAGAGAACTGTACGTCTCCGGCCGAGttgctaaaaaataaaataaaggttCCATTACAAATTTAGACCGTTGGGATTCCCAGAttgagattttctttttttgcttttcatttgtttaaattattaaatggaaaatagactcataaataattttgttgggAGCGCGCCGCGCACGTGCTTCCCCTATTTTCCCTCCCAtcgcttttttctttttcttctttttccctaaactgtctttttaaaagataaaaagaaatgactttttttcaaaaattccacaaacacaaaatttattacacttgtgttttttagcataaaaaaattctttttctaaaaaattcattgaaagaaaatgaaaaacaaccACACGAGTTGTCACTGCCTATAACAtttcctaaatttttaaatgcattttcaattttaacttaGATGCTAAAACCGATTgaagttttaataaatttggtgATCGAGTAGTGGGAATAATCCTATTTGGTTAGAACCAGATGTAcatttaatattcatttcttttgtgttattatgaaaaataaattttcttctgtAATAGCATGaggtaaataataataaacatcaaCCAGTTCCTATGTTAGTttctataattgatatatcCTTGGATTGTTactcatttttatataaataaccttcttttggtaaaataaaaaattattttattcgtTAAGATGAGTTTAAAGcttgagttttaaattttggtttgaattgcttaaataaaacatttcatGTTATTTTATGTCCatctttctcaaattgaaaaacttatatttattttttacacatGTTCGTGCTCGACTTTCGTCAGCATTTAGAATTTTTATGTAGGTCTTTAGTGGGATTTATTTCTCCCTCGACTAGTGCCAAGATGGTCAAAGCTAACTTGTGTAAGATCAGATTCTTCTACTCGTGTGGTGCCAAGTTTAATGATGCTTTAGTTAGTACGAGTAGTAACTAATTCAGTTGAACACAAAAAAAGTAAGGTTAGGTCTCTTTTTTGAAGATTAAACGCTCTTTCCTTTATTATAGTCGAGAATTGAGTTATTTAAAACCCTACCCTATGACACATATATTTGGTTATTTGTAACAATAACAATGTTAGAGATATCTTTTGTACTCAAGGTAGCAAGGTGTCGATAATTCAAGTTTGACTCAATTGTTTATTGATTGATATATGACCTAAATCTCAAACTCTtgatattttccattttgaatAGGCAACTCTTCTATGTCTCATATTGGTTGGTACTCTATGAACTTAACCCATCCATGAGCCTTAAAGCGTAACCCTCGACAAAGTataaaattcttcaattttacaGGCAAAGCAATGCACATGAATTAAGTTAAGTATACTCATGGCTTTCACCATTCATGTGTTGGCTCAATGGCttcaatgattttgttttatagcAATGAGAGGAAGATTTTTGACTCGATGAACGacaaaactttgatttattgggCAAAAATATCATTCCAAAGAGGGCAACAAATGGACCACCAATGACCAATAAAAACAAGCACTCGGATCTTAGCCCCATCAATCGCCACACACCAAGGAACAACTTGCCTACCTTGCTTGCTGCTCAAATGGATTTTACATAATTATTCCCAAATCAATTTGTTAACTAATCACACATTACTCTAACATTAAGATGACACTTGCACTAATTACATCTCTACATTTTCATCAATCTATGATCAACATCGAcattagtaaataaattgtatccatcaaaaaaagaaataaacaactCCATGTTACTAATGTAAATGtagtataaataataaattgtttaactcaaacataaacttttgtttttttacttttataattttttcaatatttccaTCCACATGTCgtaaaaatgatatttcatatcattttttaaaatgattaacatCACATTTTGTGTATCGTTTATatctttttgtatttcatacTCACGTTTGTTTTCCTAAAACATTTatcaaactttcaataaatcttaaaattagtAATCTAGTACATGAACTTAGTTTATGGATGacttttcttcctaaaaatttcttttagtattttttatagaaatattgCATTAAATGAccaaaacatttagaaaagaacttttcactacatcatttttttttgcatattgcgaatatgacaaaactAGTGATATCAGTCAACTATCAAACAGTAATCATAAATTATAAGACGATAATCATAGGGCTATCAAATGgttatcacttttaaatttgctacgCTTGCAAAttcatgaaatattttaacatagactctattattattaattttttttgctatttttgcaaaagtttctttttataaattataaaaatagattagtacattcttttttttaaaaagaatactaTTACTATTTAAAGAAGTATTTTTAAGAtactaaattgaaacaaagaaGGTTACTTTAAAGaagtttactttttaattataaattgttATAGATCCAGATAGTCATCTATCACATTATATCATTATCAGTGattagtgatagaaaaaaattattgttatgcttatacatattttaaacaaatttattacttaCAAAGATTTccccaaaaaaatatattttatatttattttgataaaattaagatatttataaatattataatgaaatatttatttaattttatatatttaaaattaacatttattgtTAGAGAACTTGTAAATAAGacagagaaaagaaaagtaacatttctaattttaaaaataataaaataaattaaaatatttaaaggttacagtaaaattttggatttaccaaaaaacaaaacaattaatagttttgaaaattgctTACAAGTAAAAacgaaaatggaaataaaaagaaaacgtgGAAAAGATTAAGGGTCCCACCATGAGGTTTGGCGTCTATCTCCCGCGCTTACAACGTGCATTGTGTATGAACCAccaagaaacaaaagaactCTACACTCAGATATACTCGAAGATAAGAAACTGAATAACTTCCTTTCTTCATTCATCTTTTCCTCACACACACCAACAATGGCACCATTTCGATTATCATCCTCTTCCATTAATTCCAATAATCCACACctctcaaaattcaatttcccTTCCACGGCCGCCATCACTTCAGACTCTGGCTTTCGGACCAATTGGACGACGACGAGGCTTCTGTTGTTCAGAACTACTTCAGTCCCCAGTTCTACAAGAAGGAAGCTGTGGATTAGTAACGTAGCCAAGGATCAACAGAAAGAATTGAAGGACCCGGTCAATGGAGGAGGTAATAATATTTAGCGCGAAACTGACttgacattattttttattttttccgaGGATGTGAATGTAAATGTGGTTGTTAAAAGGAATTGATATTTCGAATcgttaaaaatttgtttctgtATATAGTTGTAGACGATTCCGATAGCTTTCTTCCGGATTCGGCTTCCATTGCTGCGAGTATTAAGTATCATTCCGAATTCACGCCTTCTTTCTCTCCCGAAGGCTTTGGGCTTTCAAAGGCGTATTATGCAACTGCTGAAAGTGTTCGTGATATGCTTATCATTAACTGGAATGCTACGTATGAGTACTATGAAAGGATGAATGTGAAACAAGCCTACTATCTGTCGATGGAGTTTTTACAGGTTTTTGTCGACACCGTGTCACTGATTATATAGTTTGGAACTTATTTTGAGTCTGGGAGAAGCTTGTCAGTTGTTATTGATGTCAATTTATATGATCTTTAGTGTTTGATTGCAGGGTAGAGCATTGCTAAACGCCATTGGAAATTTGGAACTATCAGGAAATTATGGAGATGCTTTAAGAGTGTTGGGATTTAATCTCGAGGAGGTAGCACGGCAGGTGAGAGATATATCGGATAATTGCACTTTGTCTCTTTGTTTTCTGCTTCGTGAACGATTTTCAATTTCTGGATTTTTCGCGTTCCTCAAACTGAATTAGcggttataacttaaaatagGAGAGGGAAGAACGCTTTCTGTCAATTTCTGGTGGCTTCATAATGATGTGAACGTGTTTGATAATGGAATGCAGAAATTATCATAATAATACGACAAAGACTTGAAAGACCTAGGCTATTATCGTCGTATGGATGTGACTACTTCAAATTTGAGATAATCTGTAACATATATAAAGCTCTTAATATTCTTCTAGTATCGCTTCTTAAAATAAGATTAATGTTCCCTAATAGAAGGTGGCAGAGTTTAAAAGCAGCAAGTTCCTTCAAATGGAAGAGTTTTGTGAATTATACTGTGCGTTAATTTATTTACGGATTTACATTTGCTCGGTGTCAACGGATATCTTGATTGCAGGAATCGGATGCTGCACTAGGAAATGGAGGACTAGGGCGGCTTGCTTCCTGCTTTCTGGATTCCCTGGCGACACTAAACTATCCAGCATGGGGATATGGACTCAGATACAAATATGGTTTGTTCAAACAGCTCATTACAAAAAATGGGCAGGAGGAAGTGGCGGAAAATTGGCTAGAGGTACAGTAGTATTGATTCTATTTTCAGTCTGGGAGAAACTGGGAAGCAAGTTTTGAGTCTTGACTGCTGCTGATTAACATGATTTGGTGGTCTCATGATTCCTGTGTTgattaatcaatttttgtttcatcaGATGGGCAATCCCTGGGAAATTGCGAGAAACGATATCTCCTATCCTGTGAAATTCTATGGTGAAGTTATTTCCGGCGCGGATGGAAGTAAGCAGTGGGTTGGAGGAGAAAATATCACTGCTGTTGCCTATGATGTCCCAATACCAGgttataaaactaaaaccaCCATAAACCTCCGTTTGTGGTCCACAAAGGTTGCTCCCGAGGAATTTGATTTGAGTTCTTTCAACGTTGGAAATCATGCCGATGCATATGCGGCCATAAAGAAAGCTGAAAAGGTACGTAAATTCTATGATCTTCCTGCTGAAGCtctgtttcaatttttatcatctTCTCAGTTCCTATGTAGCTTCtaatttttcaatgaaaattcCGCAATTACTTAGGTTATTGATTGCCCTAAAATATTAGAATCAGAACGTACAAACAAATAGTAGTACACTGAATGCTTCTAGAAATTTTCGCATTACTAgccatattcaaatttaattattcatcgtatttttttattactccAAGTGGataaatggagaaaatttttattttcctgcTCTGCTAGATCTGTTACGTACTGTACCCCGGAGACGACTCACTGGAGGGGAAGACTCTTAGATTGAAACAACAATACACACTGTGCTCTGCTTCCCTTCAAGATATTGTCGCACGTTTTGAGAGGAGATCGGGGGAGGCTTTGGACTGGGAAAGTTTTCCAGAAAAGGTTGCTGTGCAGATGAATGATACCCATCCCACACTTTGTATCCCTGAGCTGATAAGGATATTGATGGATGTGAAAGCGTTAACCTGGAAAGAAGCTTGGGACATCACTAGTAGGTATTTTCTAGTTGTTTACTAGCATAGAAATACTTTTGCTAGTACGGTGAACACTACCATAAAATCAGTTGTGGCCAATTTGGATTGGCAGATAGAACATCACCATTTAATGGTTCAACCTTCCCaattgttgaactaaaaaaacttataaaatgaACTGTGATCCATTTTCCTCATTGAATTTAGTTTGCCATTTTATACCCTTTCATGTCATTTATGAACAActgaatatcaaaattatcttaatgttatgtttctttgttttgtgtgtctcctactttttctttcccagAACTGTAGCCTACACAAATCATACAGTTCTGCCGGAGGCGCTTGAAAAATGGGGTTTCCCCCTCATGCAGGAATTACTTCCTCGACATGTTCAGATAATTGAAATGATCGACGAGGAGGTAAAGATATCAATAAATTGACCTTAGATTTTAGATATGGTCAATGGTATAGTCTTTTGAGCTCGGATATGAATACAAGCGCGCCAAATTCTCCTAGATGTATCTACCGTCTTTCGGTAAATTATGTAATAAGTGATGtgcttttttcttcatgaCTTCAGCTTATCCATTCCATCGTTGCTAAGTATGGCACAAA encodes:
- the LOC101213250 gene encoding putative SNAP25 homologous protein SNAP30 translates to MFSFMKSPAKVTKQNSVDPELSTGSGTNPFDSDTGPDAKQTLNAARRTSSEPVLPMPKANPFDDDDDTGFVGRKGTATSSGSKDRYKNDFRDSGGLENQSVQELENYAVYKAEETTKSVNNCLKIAEDIREDATKTLDMLHKQGEQIERTHRMAADMDKDLSKGEKLLNNLGGMFSKPWKPKKTKEITGPLITADHSSGKTENNKEQREKLGLSTGKKQSATKTPPSEPSGAIQKVEVEKEKQDDALSDLSNILGDLKSMAVDMGSELDRQNKALDHLSDDVDELNSRVKGANQRARHLIGK